Proteins from a genomic interval of Paenibacillus sp. FSL R5-0623:
- a CDS encoding inorganic phosphate transporter: METTIWVLGIVVFLALAFDFINGFHDTANAIATSVSTRALTPRRAILMAAVMNFVGAMMFTGVAKTIGGSVTDPTTLDNGIEVVIVTLISAIIWNLVTWWFGIPSSSSHALIGALAGAVLVGAGSDKVKWSGFIDIVGGLLLSPLIAFAIGYVVMTILKYIFAKRSPHNVNKGFRTVQIFTAALQAFTHGTNDAQKAMGIITFALVAAGVQDNLDVPLWVKISAATAMALGTSIGGWKIIKTMGTKIFKIEPINGFAADLSAASVIFTATLLHLPVSTTHAITSAILGVGSAKRFSAVKWGLAGRIIITWFITIPITGALAGLLYWIIF; the protein is encoded by the coding sequence ATGGAAACAACGATTTGGGTATTAGGTATAGTCGTCTTCCTTGCACTGGCGTTTGACTTCATCAACGGTTTTCACGACACGGCCAATGCCATTGCAACTTCGGTCTCAACCCGAGCGCTGACGCCACGTCGAGCTATTCTTATGGCAGCGGTGATGAACTTTGTCGGTGCGATGATGTTCACAGGTGTTGCGAAGACGATTGGGGGGAGTGTGACCGACCCCACCACGCTGGATAACGGGATAGAGGTCGTCATAGTCACCTTGATATCAGCGATTATCTGGAACCTGGTTACATGGTGGTTCGGTATTCCGTCCTCATCCTCACATGCACTTATTGGAGCCCTTGCAGGTGCCGTACTCGTTGGCGCAGGATCTGATAAAGTGAAATGGAGCGGATTCATTGATATCGTCGGAGGTTTGCTATTATCACCTCTGATTGCATTTGCGATAGGTTATGTGGTCATGACGATTCTCAAATATATTTTCGCCAAACGCAGTCCGCATAACGTGAACAAAGGTTTCCGTACGGTACAGATTTTCACGGCAGCACTCCAAGCATTCACTCATGGTACGAATGATGCACAGAAAGCGATGGGGATTATTACGTTTGCTTTGGTTGCAGCAGGTGTGCAGGATAACCTGGATGTTCCGCTGTGGGTTAAAATCTCAGCAGCAACTGCGATGGCACTGGGTACATCCATTGGTGGTTGGAAAATCATCAAAACGATGGGTACCAAAATCTTTAAAATTGAACCGATTAACGGTTTTGCCGCGGATCTGTCAGCTGCATCCGTTATTTTCACAGCAACGTTGCTTCACCTTCCAGTTAGTACAACGCACGCGATCACATCAGCTATTCTGGGTGTGGGCTCCGCGAAACGTTTCTCTGCTGTGAAATGGGGACTTGCTGGACGTATTATTATTACGTGGTTCATTACGATTCCGATTACTGGGGCACTGGCAGGATTATTGTACTGGATTATTTTCTAA
- a CDS encoding CbiX/SirB N-terminal domain-containing protein — translation MKKPGVLIISHGSQEQTWVESVDDAISRLNLPVPLPVEAGFLELVEGRLIQDGIDRLEAQGVTDILVVPLFVSSGSTHVDEIEYAIGAKETPDRETDLEPFDVKARVHFGYPVDNDPDIAVMVWDKVRLLSQQPEEETILLVGHGSIHDGFRERWEAGISSLAERVQEVSGVAHTDYALLNPESVYDKVKYWSEERGNRVIVAPLFLSAGYFTRNVIPDRLQELNYVYSGETLLPHPLLGQWLEHQIQILLERCNEVKASS, via the coding sequence ATGAAGAAGCCGGGTGTACTCATCATCAGTCACGGTTCACAGGAGCAGACCTGGGTGGAATCCGTCGATGACGCGATCTCCCGGTTGAATCTGCCTGTTCCATTACCGGTTGAAGCCGGTTTTCTTGAACTTGTGGAAGGACGCCTGATCCAGGACGGTATCGACCGACTGGAAGCACAAGGCGTAACCGATATTCTGGTCGTACCTCTATTTGTTTCGTCCGGGAGTACACATGTGGATGAAATTGAATATGCCATTGGTGCAAAGGAAACACCTGATCGCGAAACGGATCTGGAACCGTTCGATGTGAAGGCTCGGGTTCACTTCGGTTATCCGGTGGATAACGATCCGGATATTGCCGTGATGGTGTGGGACAAAGTCCGATTACTGTCGCAGCAACCGGAGGAGGAAACGATCCTGCTGGTAGGCCATGGGAGTATTCATGATGGCTTTCGCGAGCGTTGGGAAGCCGGAATTTCTTCCCTTGCAGAGCGTGTGCAGGAAGTTAGTGGTGTAGCCCATACGGATTATGCATTGCTGAATCCGGAGAGTGTGTACGACAAAGTGAAGTACTGGAGCGAAGAGCGGGGGAACCGAGTCATTGTGGCGCCGCTGTTTTTGAGTGCCGGTTATTTCACGAGGAACGTTATCCCGGATCGGCTGCAGGAACTGAACTATGTGTACAGCGGTGAGACACTGTTGCCACATCCATTGCTCGGGCAGTGGCTGGAGCATCAGATCCAGATTTTGCTGGAGAGATGTAATGAGGTTAAAGCTTCTTCATGA
- a CDS encoding AraC family transcriptional regulator, whose translation MLAFRLTGLPDSRLPLYLYCVGTQEEKVLHRPDGFPVYQLFLSHGGEGQFRLPDKGAWTMGAGQLFIMEPEVAHEYVPHSKSKGELGYIGIGGASAGSVLQCAGLIQNEPYHISGFEIIWSRMTNLWHGLDQGATEMWNTSALIYQLILDLAQSKIPSDVASVGIGSSRAQDGTVKHSNRETDPSKDALIRAVALMHTHYQDDLLLKHVADAVGYSVQHLNRLFHQHYGVTGHQYMQRLRLQKASDWLDKHPRASVREAAENVGMEVNYFIRMFKREFGETPGKGIKHRNQLQMEKDLTNS comes from the coding sequence ATGCTTGCATTTCGTTTGACGGGCCTGCCGGATTCCAGGTTGCCGCTGTACCTGTATTGTGTAGGCACGCAGGAAGAGAAAGTTCTGCATAGACCGGATGGATTTCCGGTGTATCAGTTGTTTTTGTCACATGGTGGTGAAGGGCAGTTCAGGCTTCCGGATAAAGGGGCATGGACGATGGGAGCAGGGCAGTTATTTATCATGGAACCCGAGGTTGCGCATGAGTATGTGCCTCATTCCAAATCCAAAGGAGAACTGGGTTATATCGGTATTGGCGGTGCATCGGCTGGATCGGTGCTACAATGCGCGGGTTTGATTCAGAACGAGCCTTACCATATCTCCGGTTTTGAAATCATCTGGTCACGCATGACTAATCTCTGGCATGGGCTGGATCAAGGAGCAACGGAGATGTGGAACACATCAGCTCTCATCTATCAGCTCATTTTGGATCTAGCACAATCGAAAATTCCATCTGATGTTGCTAGCGTAGGTATTGGATCATCCAGGGCACAGGATGGCACTGTAAAACACTCTAATCGGGAGACCGATCCGAGCAAGGATGCACTCATCCGAGCAGTAGCATTGATGCATACGCACTACCAGGATGACCTGTTATTGAAGCATGTTGCTGACGCAGTGGGTTATTCAGTGCAGCATCTCAATCGATTATTTCACCAGCATTATGGCGTGACAGGACATCAATATATGCAACGATTACGTTTGCAGAAGGCTTCGGACTGGCTGGACAAGCATCCACGAGCGAGTGTACGAGAGGCGGCAGAGAACGTAGGGATGGAAGTGAACTATTTTATCCGGATGTTCAAGCGGGAGTTTGGAGAGACACCGGGTAAAGGAATCAAACATCGGAATCAGCTCCAAATGGAAAAAGACCTCACAAATTCGTGA
- a CDS encoding tyrosine protein kinase produces MPQHYYHRQPAPRQRPSSHAHRQAHTSAYMPPGVIPRSLNETQIQPMYPGVEPHYPGFGEVEASAVVPYGQGVAGGNFYGGGAQVVPPAPVPAPATGSSGFSLANIGELKGMIDRFGGIDGIMSGIGKMQKVVGGIQQMAPMMKLVMGILPFGKGKSNNSAADADYEEYTPPRKRKNKRRNKTTNATRRRNTTPVRRKSNSTKRRPKSRKG; encoded by the coding sequence ATGCCACAGCATTATTATCACCGCCAGCCAGCACCAAGGCAACGTCCGTCTTCTCATGCTCATCGGCAGGCACATACTTCTGCCTATATGCCGCCCGGTGTGATTCCGCGGTCTTTAAATGAAACTCAGATTCAACCGATGTACCCTGGCGTAGAGCCCCATTACCCGGGCTTCGGTGAAGTCGAAGCATCTGCAGTCGTACCCTATGGGCAAGGTGTAGCTGGCGGGAACTTTTATGGAGGTGGAGCTCAGGTGGTTCCCCCTGCTCCGGTACCGGCGCCTGCTACTGGCAGTTCCGGCTTTTCATTAGCCAACATCGGTGAGTTAAAAGGAATGATTGACCGCTTCGGCGGCATTGATGGGATCATGAGTGGAATAGGCAAAATGCAGAAGGTCGTCGGTGGGATCCAGCAGATGGCTCCGATGATGAAACTTGTTATGGGCATTCTGCCTTTTGGAAAAGGAAAATCGAATAACAGCGCAGCTGATGCAGACTATGAAGAATATACGCCACCCCGGAAACGTAAAAACAAACGTCGGAACAAAACAACGAATGCTACACGTCGCCGCAATACAACTCCAGTCCGCCGCAAATCCAATTCCACGAAGCGTCGTCCCAAAAGTCGCAAAGGTTAA
- a CDS encoding DUF3048 domain-containing protein, producing the protein MKLFKWNKAASAASLFILSLSLVACQNQEATQMPLQPEPTPAPVQEEQNVEESNTSLYTAPLTGLPVDEAITRRPLAVMINNAPAARPQSGLSSADIILEVLAEGGITRFIAIFQSEGGAETVGPVRSIRPYLIELGESYDGVLVHAGGSPEAYSILQRQQKQHMDEISNGGPYFWRSSDRKAPHNLYTSADKLREGSDIKGYSHDFKSPVYIYNEEGATSAGEAVKQFDIHYLLDSYRVTYDYDEVSGRYMRMVNGKADQDLDNGTQLGAANIIVAGADHKVLDSVGRLSVNLEQGGEAMLFQKGKMIRGQWVKKQGDIIRFVQGGSEAALVPGKTFISIVPNQPEFSSHVKLAVQ; encoded by the coding sequence TTGAAACTTTTTAAATGGAACAAAGCAGCATCGGCTGCATCTCTCTTTATTCTCTCATTGAGTCTTGTTGCCTGCCAAAACCAGGAGGCGACCCAGATGCCACTTCAGCCAGAACCGACACCTGCACCTGTACAAGAAGAACAGAACGTGGAGGAATCCAACACGTCTCTTTATACAGCACCTCTGACGGGTCTGCCTGTAGATGAAGCGATTACGCGTCGACCTCTCGCCGTAATGATTAATAATGCACCAGCAGCTCGGCCCCAATCGGGTCTTAGTTCAGCCGATATCATTCTTGAAGTCCTCGCTGAGGGAGGCATTACCCGTTTCATAGCCATCTTCCAGAGTGAAGGCGGTGCGGAGACGGTTGGACCTGTCCGCAGTATACGTCCATATCTGATTGAGCTGGGCGAGAGTTATGATGGGGTACTTGTTCACGCTGGAGGCAGTCCGGAGGCGTATTCCATTTTGCAAAGGCAGCAGAAACAGCATATGGATGAAATCTCGAATGGTGGACCTTACTTCTGGCGTTCTTCTGATCGTAAAGCCCCACATAATCTGTATACTTCAGCGGACAAGCTGAGAGAAGGGTCAGATATCAAGGGTTATAGCCATGATTTCAAGTCTCCCGTATACATCTATAACGAAGAAGGCGCGACATCCGCAGGAGAGGCAGTCAAGCAATTTGATATCCATTATTTATTGGATAGTTACCGGGTGACGTATGATTATGATGAAGTTAGCGGACGATATATGAGAATGGTGAATGGCAAGGCAGATCAGGATCTGGATAATGGTACTCAACTTGGCGCAGCGAACATTATTGTGGCAGGTGCAGATCACAAGGTGCTCGATAGTGTGGGTCGGTTGTCCGTTAATTTGGAACAGGGCGGGGAAGCCATGCTGTTTCAGAAGGGCAAGATGATTCGTGGGCAGTGGGTGAAGAAGCAGGGGGATATTATACGGTTTGTTCAGGGTGGCAGTGAAGCTGCTCTTGTGCCTGGCAAAACCTTTATCAGCATTGTTCCCAATCAACCGGAATTTTCCAGTCATGTGAAGCTGGCTGTGCAATAA
- a CDS encoding DUF1129 family protein produces the protein MGISYKKLKEIQNRQITEMSRMTPEHVKLYDEISTIARHAPADERTQEEWILSAGKAIVQAQRDNKSARELYGPDLEQDIHAQLGITNTAPEKTAAVELGKSSPTRGNSPTASLKKNANAVEPQPTENPEPVKRTPMWYAMIAWAALSFVMLIQGCVGLFVGWTGGDTEPFQHISLFSLIVAAVGGIALVEMLRRLAERPDDEGADKNTVPKVNLKGIIIYIVIVVLVLFVGYPLRDKLPVFVLAPWVSAVIGVVGLATLRPFFGQKKNA, from the coding sequence TTGGGGATTTCCTATAAGAAGCTTAAAGAAATACAGAATCGGCAAATAACTGAGATGAGTCGAATGACACCTGAACATGTGAAATTGTATGACGAGATCAGCACAATTGCGCGTCATGCGCCAGCGGACGAGAGAACACAGGAAGAATGGATACTCTCCGCAGGAAAAGCGATCGTACAGGCTCAGCGGGATAACAAATCCGCTCGCGAGTTATACGGACCTGATCTGGAACAAGACATCCATGCACAGCTCGGGATTACAAATACAGCACCGGAGAAGACGGCTGCCGTTGAGCTGGGTAAATCCAGCCCAACCCGTGGTAATAGTCCAACAGCTTCATTGAAAAAGAATGCCAACGCTGTAGAACCACAGCCAACTGAGAATCCAGAGCCTGTGAAACGGACACCAATGTGGTATGCCATGATCGCTTGGGCGGCTTTGTCTTTTGTCATGTTGATTCAAGGATGTGTGGGATTGTTCGTGGGTTGGACTGGCGGAGATACGGAGCCTTTCCAACACATCAGTTTGTTCTCTCTGATCGTTGCGGCAGTTGGCGGGATCGCATTGGTGGAGATGCTTCGCCGCCTTGCTGAGCGACCCGACGATGAAGGAGCGGACAAGAACACCGTACCTAAGGTTAACCTTAAGGGAATCATCATCTACATCGTCATCGTGGTCCTTGTTCTATTTGTAGGGTATCCATTGCGTGATAAACTGCCGGTATTTGTACTGGCTCCGTGGGTGAGTGCGGTAATCGGAGTTGTGGGACTTGCAACGTTACGTCCGTTCTTCGGACAAAAGAAAAATGCATAA
- a CDS encoding alpha/beta fold hydrolase, producing the protein MERQISIRHGQEELTATIHYPVVKDIKEEKSQQRVPLAVICHGFVGSRIGVDRLFVKTARELAEDGYLVLRFDYVGCGESSGEYGAEGLESMVLQTRSVLDYAVNCSDVDPTRVTLIGHSLGGAVALLTAVRDKRVKNLVMWSSVGYPFNDIVKITGREVYDEGVKLGAADYLGYKFTPTFFESLAEQQPFQEAVKFSGDVLVVHGTSDEIIPVDYAFLYQKVFWMRQEGRCDKEIIFQGDHTFSSGKEREQLITRTREWLGERQKIEQDWQHWMI; encoded by the coding sequence ATGGAACGTCAGATCAGTATCCGTCATGGACAGGAAGAATTAACAGCCACGATTCATTATCCGGTTGTGAAAGATATCAAGGAGGAGAAGAGTCAACAGCGAGTCCCTCTGGCGGTCATCTGCCACGGCTTCGTTGGTAGCCGAATCGGCGTGGATCGTTTGTTTGTGAAGACTGCACGGGAGCTGGCTGAAGACGGTTATCTGGTCCTGCGTTTCGATTATGTCGGTTGCGGAGAGAGCAGTGGGGAGTACGGAGCGGAGGGACTGGAGTCCATGGTGCTGCAGACCCGTTCGGTGCTGGATTACGCGGTGAATTGCAGTGATGTAGATCCTACGCGTGTTACGCTGATTGGTCATAGTCTGGGTGGTGCCGTTGCATTGCTAACTGCTGTACGTGACAAACGTGTCAAAAACCTGGTTATGTGGTCCTCCGTGGGTTATCCATTCAATGATATCGTGAAGATTACGGGACGGGAAGTATACGATGAAGGCGTGAAACTGGGTGCGGCTGATTATCTTGGATACAAGTTCACACCGACATTCTTCGAGTCTCTTGCTGAACAACAGCCATTCCAGGAAGCAGTTAAGTTTAGCGGTGATGTTCTCGTTGTGCATGGTACATCAGATGAGATTATTCCTGTAGACTACGCATTCCTGTATCAAAAGGTATTCTGGATGCGCCAAGAGGGCCGCTGTGACAAGGAGATCATCTTCCAGGGCGATCACACCTTCTCTTCAGGTAAAGAGCGGGAGCAGCTAATTACGCGTACCAGAGAGTGGCTGGGCGAACGTCAGAAGATCGAGCAGGATTGGCAGCACTGGATGATATAA
- a CDS encoding DNA alkylation repair protein codes for MELIKDKYTPALIDRTGELLRQFYPKLDTQQFHELVFAEGWGQLEFKARIRRITLALTQVLPDNYEEALHIIEQAAPTMRGVEYLFVPDFIEVNGLDPEDYELSMKYLTVFTPYSSSEFAVRPFIEHYPIQTMKHMMAWAESNNEHIRRLASEGSRPRLPWGAKLQNFITDPTPVLPILHALKQDESLYVRKSVANHLNDISKDHPELVMDLATTWYGQHVHTDWIVRHASRSLLKKGHSKALSLFGYNEQDSIHIEQLQLVQDSISIGEDLHFSFDVVNESSESQMLRIEYEMGYMKANGKQAPKRFKCSDKMYPTGRTKVATKQSFKIITTRKYYAGLHTLTILVNGKEAATTSFVLEME; via the coding sequence ATGGAACTTATCAAAGACAAATACACTCCCGCATTAATCGATCGGACCGGCGAACTGTTGCGTCAATTCTACCCAAAGCTGGATACACAGCAATTTCATGAATTGGTTTTCGCTGAAGGCTGGGGACAGTTGGAATTCAAAGCGCGCATTCGCAGAATCACATTGGCTTTGACCCAGGTACTGCCTGACAATTATGAGGAAGCATTACATATTATCGAACAAGCCGCCCCTACGATGAGAGGTGTTGAATATCTATTTGTACCGGATTTTATCGAAGTGAACGGACTTGACCCAGAGGATTACGAGTTATCCATGAAGTATCTGACCGTCTTCACACCTTATTCCAGCTCGGAGTTCGCGGTACGCCCGTTTATTGAACATTATCCAATCCAAACGATGAAACATATGATGGCGTGGGCAGAGAGCAACAACGAACATATCCGCAGACTTGCCAGTGAGGGCAGTCGGCCACGTTTGCCATGGGGTGCCAAACTCCAGAACTTTATCACTGATCCAACACCTGTACTTCCGATTCTGCATGCATTGAAACAGGACGAGTCCCTCTATGTTCGCAAAAGTGTCGCCAATCATCTGAATGACATCTCCAAGGACCACCCTGAACTAGTTATGGATCTGGCCACGACCTGGTATGGACAACATGTACACACAGACTGGATTGTCCGGCATGCCAGCAGGTCATTACTGAAGAAAGGACATAGCAAAGCACTAAGTCTTTTTGGTTATAATGAGCAGGATTCGATTCACATTGAGCAGCTTCAGCTTGTCCAGGATTCGATTAGCATTGGCGAGGATCTCCATTTTTCGTTTGATGTCGTTAATGAGAGCAGCGAGTCCCAGATGCTGCGAATTGAATATGAGATGGGTTATATGAAGGCAAACGGCAAGCAGGCCCCCAAACGGTTCAAATGCTCCGATAAAATGTACCCGACAGGCAGAACCAAGGTAGCCACCAAACAATCGTTTAAAATCATTACAACAAGAAAATATTATGCCGGTCTGCATACGCTTACCATTCTTGTGAATGGCAAAGAAGCAGCTACAACTTCTTTTGTTCTTGAAATGGAGTAA
- a CDS encoding class III extradiol ring-cleavage dioxygenase — protein sequence MTLPALFIAHGSPALAVESNDYTHFLNQLGDRLPAPKAIVVFTAHWDCPEASVTMDDTHQTLHDFYGFPSMMYTMEYPASGQPDLANEICALFTRSNLAHQPIRGRGLDHGVWVPLLHMYPEANIPVIAVSVDSLRTPQEQYDIGRMLEQLRHDDVLIIGSGGTVHNLRLLGNTDEPQEWAVEFDNWIGERLQQWNTRELFQYEKKSPHARTAVPSYGTEHIAPLFYAMGTADMSRSAKRLFQSYPYGTLSLNCWQFGDGV from the coding sequence ATGACATTACCCGCACTTTTCATTGCGCATGGTTCTCCCGCTCTGGCGGTGGAGAGCAATGACTACACTCACTTCTTGAACCAGCTTGGAGACAGGCTGCCGGCTCCGAAAGCCATTGTCGTATTTACGGCGCATTGGGATTGTCCTGAAGCGTCCGTGACGATGGATGATACACATCAGACCTTGCATGATTTTTACGGATTTCCTTCTATGATGTATACGATGGAATACCCTGCATCTGGGCAGCCAGATTTAGCAAACGAGATATGTGCTTTGTTCACCCGCAGTAATCTGGCACATCAGCCGATTCGAGGCCGAGGGCTGGATCATGGCGTATGGGTACCGTTGCTCCACATGTATCCCGAGGCTAACATTCCTGTGATTGCTGTATCTGTAGACTCGCTGCGTACGCCGCAGGAACAGTATGATATTGGCCGAATGCTGGAACAGCTGCGTCATGATGATGTGTTAATCATTGGCAGCGGTGGAACGGTTCACAATTTGCGATTGCTGGGCAATACGGATGAACCGCAAGAGTGGGCGGTGGAATTTGATAACTGGATCGGGGAGCGCTTGCAGCAGTGGAACACAAGAGAACTGTTTCAATATGAGAAAAAATCCCCTCATGCACGCACGGCAGTTCCGTCGTATGGTACAGAACACATTGCACCTTTGTTCTACGCCATGGGTACAGCGGATATGTCCCGATCAGCGAAGCGTCTATTTCAGTCTTACCCTTATGGAACGCTCAGTTTGAACTGCTGGCAGTTTGGAGACGGCGTGTAA
- a CDS encoding YerC/YecD family TrpR-related protein yields MQLKKLNDKSIEQLFEAILTLKDIEECYVFFDDLCTVNEIQSMSQRLEVARMLGKGNTYNQIEAETGASTATISRVKRCLNYGNDGYKMTLERLGR; encoded by the coding sequence ATGCAGCTGAAAAAGCTAAATGATAAAAGCATTGAACAACTATTCGAGGCTATTTTGACGCTAAAAGATATTGAAGAGTGTTATGTTTTCTTTGATGACCTCTGCACAGTTAACGAGATCCAATCCATGTCCCAGCGTCTGGAAGTGGCTCGTATGTTGGGTAAAGGCAATACGTATAACCAGATTGAAGCAGAGACAGGTGCGAGTACAGCTACAATTTCACGTGTGAAACGCTGCCTGAATTACGGCAATGATGGTTATAAAATGACGCTGGAACGCCTGGGACGCTAA
- the corA gene encoding magnesium/cobalt transporter CorA, whose amino-acid sequence MIRTLAITREHQVSVNVPLTQLDLNDYAWVWADFNQPTEEESRLLDTYFHFHPLAIEDCLHVLQRPKLDYYDNLQFLVLHALNPSTLEAEEVDLFLGSNFLVSFHHGVLEEVDEAWERLLHHAHERTIWARGPVAAAYTVMDKLVDHYFPSLFAIEDELAELENRGGQESVEDLMNQVFDLRTRLLKLRRTVVPMRDLLYRVVNSQHVQRTGEHTAYFTDIYDHLLKLTDMIEADREMTADLRDSYISLNSNRMNQIMKTLTVITTVFMPLTLIAGIYGMNFAYMPELQWKFGYGAVLLLMFVLGGSMVAWFVKRGWFK is encoded by the coding sequence ATGATTCGTACACTCGCCATTACACGAGAACATCAAGTCTCCGTTAACGTACCACTTACACAGCTGGATCTGAACGATTACGCCTGGGTATGGGCCGATTTTAACCAGCCAACGGAAGAGGAAAGCCGTTTGTTGGATACATATTTTCATTTTCATCCATTAGCCATAGAGGACTGTTTGCATGTATTGCAACGGCCCAAGCTCGATTATTATGATAATCTGCAGTTTCTTGTGCTGCATGCACTGAACCCGTCCACACTGGAAGCCGAGGAGGTTGACTTGTTTCTCGGATCAAACTTCCTGGTGTCTTTTCATCATGGCGTATTGGAGGAAGTGGATGAAGCGTGGGAACGCTTGTTGCACCATGCACATGAACGAACCATCTGGGCGCGAGGTCCGGTGGCAGCAGCCTATACGGTGATGGACAAGCTGGTCGATCATTATTTTCCGTCTCTATTTGCAATTGAGGATGAACTGGCTGAACTGGAGAACCGGGGGGGACAAGAATCGGTTGAAGATTTGATGAACCAGGTGTTTGATCTGCGGACTCGATTGCTGAAGCTTAGAAGAACCGTAGTACCGATGCGGGATCTGCTCTATCGGGTGGTGAACTCCCAGCATGTGCAGCGAACAGGTGAACATACGGCTTATTTTACCGATATCTATGACCATTTATTGAAGCTGACGGATATGATTGAAGCCGATCGGGAGATGACCGCTGACCTGCGCGACAGTTATATTTCCCTGAACTCCAACCGGATGAATCAGATCATGAAGACACTCACGGTGATTACGACCGTATTTATGCCGCTCACACTGATCGCAGGTATTTATGGCATGAACTTTGCCTATATGCCTGAGCTGCAATGGAAGTTTGGTTATGGTGCGGTGCTGCTGTTAATGTTTGTGCTTGGCGGGAGCATGGTGGCCTGGTTTGTAAAACGGGGCTGGTTTAAGTGA
- a CDS encoding DUF47 family protein — protein MKLKKKKDIFFETLENMADTVVQAADYFSQHVSNLQDVTLFANEMKKYESKCDDFVHTIITELNKTFITPIERDDIMELTTTLDDVLDGLEATASRFYMYQLTEPDEFIVQFSEILRQSAYEIQKAIHLLSQKKLLAIREYTIRLNDLENQGDEVLRMCIKHLFATVSDPIELIKRKEIYERLETTTDACEDVANVLESIIMRNS, from the coding sequence ATGAAGCTTAAGAAGAAGAAGGATATATTTTTTGAGACACTGGAGAACATGGCAGATACGGTTGTTCAAGCGGCGGATTATTTCTCCCAGCATGTGTCCAACCTTCAGGATGTGACTCTTTTCGCTAATGAAATGAAGAAGTACGAGTCGAAATGTGATGATTTCGTGCATACGATTATTACAGAACTCAACAAAACATTTATCACGCCGATCGAACGCGATGACATCATGGAGCTGACAACAACACTTGATGACGTATTGGACGGACTCGAAGCAACGGCTTCCCGTTTCTATATGTACCAATTGACTGAACCGGATGAATTTATCGTTCAGTTCTCTGAAATTTTGCGCCAATCAGCTTACGAAATTCAGAAGGCGATCCATCTGCTGTCCCAGAAAAAATTGCTGGCTATTCGTGAGTACACCATTCGTTTGAATGATCTGGAAAACCAGGGCGACGAAGTGCTGCGCATGTGTATCAAACATCTCTTCGCTACCGTGTCTGATCCGATTGAACTGATCAAGCGTAAGGAAATTTATGAGCGTCTTGAGACAACAACGGATGCTTGTGAAGACGTAGCGAATGTGCTTGAATCCATCATTATGCGTAATTCTTAA
- a CDS encoding DoxX family protein, giving the protein MFSTNQWLRENKVAMWILTVLRVYIGYDWMTHGWSKLTGGFQAGGFLAGAVEKATGDHPAVQAWWATFLEKFAVPNAGLFDFVIPLGEFLVGLGLILGCFTTLAALMAMVMNFAFLFSGTVSTNAQLVVMEIFLVVAGANAGKIGLDHWVMPYLRGLITRNKGNHPKDTPTISPTQKTA; this is encoded by the coding sequence ATGTTCAGCACAAACCAATGGCTTAGAGAAAACAAAGTAGCAATGTGGATTTTGACAGTACTTCGGGTGTATATCGGTTATGATTGGATGACTCACGGATGGAGCAAATTGACTGGCGGATTCCAAGCTGGCGGGTTCCTGGCCGGTGCGGTAGAAAAAGCAACAGGTGATCACCCGGCTGTCCAAGCTTGGTGGGCAACGTTCCTTGAGAAATTCGCAGTACCAAACGCAGGACTCTTCGACTTCGTTATCCCATTGGGTGAATTCCTTGTAGGTTTGGGTCTCATCCTCGGTTGCTTCACTACACTAGCAGCACTGATGGCTATGGTCATGAACTTCGCGTTCCTCTTCTCGGGAACAGTAAGCACGAATGCTCAACTGGTTGTAATGGAAATCTTCCTTGTTGTTGCTGGTGCAAATGCAGGTAAAATTGGTTTGGATCACTGGGTAATGCCTTACCTTCGCGGATTGATCACTCGTAACAAAGGCAATCATCCTAAAGACACACCAACAATTAGCCCAACGCAAAAAACAGCTTAA